The Callospermophilus lateralis isolate mCalLat2 chromosome 3, mCalLat2.hap1, whole genome shotgun sequence genome has a segment encoding these proteins:
- the Minar1 gene encoding major intrinsically disordered Notch2-binding receptor 1 codes for MEASQETSLFLVKILEELDSKQNTVSYQDLCKSLCARFDLSQLAKLRSVLFYTACLDPNFPATLFKDKMKCTVNNQQSKKIMVAADIVTIFNLIQMNGGAAKEKLPSGRQKGRKKEASFESCRSDTEICNAAECEPLNCELSERPFSRGYPARQSSKCRKMDCKDCPQFVPASEPNFLLGVSKEVKNRAASLDRLQALAPYSVASPQPCEMQRTYFPMNIENESISDQDSLPLSQSIKETFISNEEPFVVQSCVQKRNIFKEDFHNLMPVSPSLVDPTNKAEAEHGEHQSRKESHKPPFFNHSFEMPYHSQYLNPVYSPVPDKRRVKHESLDDLQASTYFGPTPVMGTQDTRRCPGRPSKQTPWPAKSWSLNTEEVPDFERSFFNRNPSEEKLRYPSPGSQTPNFSAPDRRPTYLVPKDQQPILPIGYAVKQNGLKSKEISSPVDLEKHEAIKKFKDKSISCTSGQLSSDTSSVGTQTEQHVLEPKKCKDLCASGPGKYSDRHMKHSDDDSEIVSDDISDIFRFLDDMSISGSTGVIQSSCYNSTGSLSQLHKSDCDSSPEHNLTKIANGVPNSKGDKGNRPENIHHSEEELKTSVCKLVLRIGEIERKLESLSGVREEISQVLGKLNKLDQKMQQPEKVNVQIDLNSLTSEAPSDDSASPRVFRAHSGSHGPKLESNADWCCSDASGSNSESLRVKALKKSLFTRPSSRSLTEENSATESKIASISNSPRDWRTITYTNRMGLNEEEIKEAGPGDNKDWHRKSKEADRQYDIPPQHRLPKQPKDGFLVEQVFSPHPYPTSLKAHMKSNPLYTDMRLTELAEVKRGQPSWTIEEYARNTGDKGKLTALDLQTQESLNPNNLEYWMEDIYTPGYDSLLKRKEAEFRRAKVCKIAALIAAAACTVILVIVVPICTMKS; via the exons ATGGAGGCCAGTCAGGAGACTTCCCTCTTCCTGGTGAAGATCTTGGAGGAACTGGACAGCAAGCAAAACACCGTTTCCTATCAGGACCTGTGCAAATCACTGTGTGCCCGGTTTGATCTGTCGCAACTTGCCAAACTGAGAAGCGTGCTCTTCTACACTGCTTGTCTGGATCCCAATTTTCCAGCCACATTATTCAAAGACAAGATGAAATGCACTGTGAATAACCAGCAATCCAAGAAAATCATGGTGGCAGCAGACATCGTGACCATATTCAACCTGATCCAAATGAATGGGGGCGCAGCTAAGGAGAAGCTGCCTTCTGGTCGCCAAAAGGGTCGCAAGAAGGAGGCGTCCTTTGAATCGTGCAGGTCTGACACAGAGATCTGCAACGCTGCCGAGTGTGAGCCCCTGAACTGTGAGCTGAGCGAGAGGCCCTTCAGCCGGGGCTACCCGGCCCGGCAGTCATCCAAGTGCCGCAAGATGGATTGCAAGGACTGCCCGCAGTTTGTCCCTGCCTCGGAGCCCAACTTCTTGTTGGGTGTCAGCAAAGAGGTGAAAAACCGGGCTGCTTCCCTGGACAGGCTGCAGGCTCTGGCCCCATACTCTGTGGCCAGCCCTCAGCCCTGTGAGATGCAAAGGACCTACTTCCCCATGAACATCGAGAATGAGTCCATTTCAGACCAGGACTCCCTGCCCCTCAGTCAGAGCATCAAGGAGACCTTCATCTCCAACGAGGAGCCCTTCGTGGTCCAGTCTTGTGTCCAGAAAAGGAACATCTTCAAAGAGGATTTTCACAACCTCATGCCCGTGTCCCCTAGTTTGGTTGATCCTACCAACAAAGCGGAGGCTGAGCACGGGGAACACCAGAGTCGAAAGGAGTCCCACAAGCCACCCTTCTTTAATCACAGCTTTGAGATGCCCTACCACAGCCAGTACCTGAACCCAGTGTATTCCCCCGTTCCCGACAAAAGGCGCGTAAAGCATGAAAGCCTAGATGACCTTCAAGCATCTACGTATTTCGGACCCACTCCTGTGATGGGAACCCAGGACACCAGACGCTGTCCGGGGAGGCCCAGTAAGCAGACTCCGTGGCCAGCCAAAAGCTGGAGCTTAAATACAGAGGAAGTTCCTGACTTTGAACGGTCCTTTTTCAATAGAAATCCCTCCGAGGAAAAGCTACGCTACCCAAGTCCCGGAAGCCAGACCCCCAATTTTTCAGCTCCGGACAGGCGCCCCACTTACTTGGTGCCGAAGGACCAGCAGCCGATTCTCCCCATTGGCTACGCGGTGAAACAAAATGGGCTCAAATCTAAAGAGATCTCATCCCCTGTTGACCTGGAGAAGCACGAAGCCATCAAGAAGTTTAAAGACAAGAGCATTAGCTGCACCAGCGGACAGCTCAGCTCAGACACCAGTAGCGTGGGCACCCAGACGGAGCAGCACGTCCTAGAACCCAAGAAATGCAAAGACTTGTGTGCCTCTGGCCCGGGCAAGTACAGCGACAGGCACATGAAGCACTCCGATGACGACTCTGAAATCGTCAGTGACGATATCAGTGATATTTTCCGGTTCCTCGACGACATGAGCATCAGTGGTTCCACGGGGGTGATACAGTCGTCCTGCTATAACAGCACCGGGTCCTTGTCCCAGCTTCATAAGTCGGACTGTGACAGTTCCCCAGAGCACAACCTCACCAAAATTGCCAATGGGGTCCCCAACAGCAAGGGAGACAAGGGCAACCGGCCCGAAAACATCCACCACTCGGAAGAGGAGTTGAAGACCAGTGTGTGCAAACTGGTGCTCAGGATCGGTGAAATTGAACGGAAGCTGGAATCACTGTCGGGGGTCCGCGAGGAAATCTCCCAGGTCCTGGGCAAACTCAATAAACTGGATCAGAAGATGCAGCAGCCAGAGAAGGTGAATGTGCAGATCGATCTGAACTCCTTGACTAGCGAGGCTCCCTCGGATGACAGCGCCTCTCCCCGGGTGTTCCGTGCACACAGTGGCTCCCATGGACCCAAGCTGGAGAGCAACGCGGACTGGTGCTGCTCCGATGCCAGCGGAAGCAACAGCGAAAGCCTGCGCGTCAAGGCCTTAAAAAAAAGCCTCTTCACCAGGCCCTCCTCCAGGTCCCTGACCGAGGAGAACAGCGCCACCGAGTCCAAGATCGCCAGCATCTCCAACTCGCCCAGAGACTGGCGTACCATCACCTACACCAACCGCATGGGCCTCAATGAGGAGGAGATAAAAGAGGCAGGCCCAGGAGATAATAAGGACTGGCATCGGAAATCTAAAGAG gctgaCAGGCAGTATGACATCCCCCCACAGCACCGACTGCCCAAGCAGCCCAAAGATGGCTTCCTGGTGGAGCAGGTGTTTAGCCCTCACCCCTACCCCACCTCACTCAAGGCCCACATGAAGAGCAACCCTCTGTACACCGACATGCGGCTGACGGAGCTGGCCGAGGTGAAGCGGGGCCAGCCTTCTTGGACCATCGAGGAGTATGCGCGGAACACAGGCGACAAGGGCAAGCTGACAGCCCTGGACCTGCAG ACACAAGAATCTTTAAACCCGAACAACTTAGAATATTGGATGGAAGATATTTATACTCCAGGCTACGATTCGTTACTAAAACGGAAAGAAGCTGAATTCAGACGTGCCAAGGTCTGCAAGATCGCGGCTCTGATCGCTGCTGCCGCGTGCACGGTCATCCTTGTCATTGTTGTGCCCATCTGCACGATGAAATCATGA